The Juglans regia cultivar Chandler chromosome 11, Walnut 2.0, whole genome shotgun sequence genome contains the following window.
AATCCTTGTGGTAAATGTTTACAAGCACCCACATCATAAAGTATTACGCACAAGGGTGTACTGGTCAATTTCATTGTTAGAGCATCTCTGCATTTACTCTCATTTTTTGCAAACCCTAGTCCTGACATATACAAATATAAGGAAGAGAGATCATGCAATGTAAAAcgtaaaaatgtaattaaagaTTAAGACCCACTAGTTTCTAATTAAGCAAATTCGAAATGTGTTAGAGTAATGATGATAATCACTTCAATCTTCAACCCAAATCTCTGTATTCTGTTATGGTCTCATATGATTTTATAATGGTTGGCCGGCGAATCAGCACTACTACTTAGTTTTGTTTAATGAGAAGTTATGGCATGAAAACCGTTATCTTATCAAAAACAGAAAGATTacagggggaaaaaaaagagagagcttCTTGGTAGCTGGGGGAAAATACTGCATTTGACAttaaaactcattaaaaaaatgaagttctCTTCTGCCCCAcccaaaataaattagatacaACTACACATAAATTAGATACAACTACATTGGGGAGCTTCACTACACTTCAAACTAACTTTTTAACAACTAACCAATTTGATcgcttaactttttcttaattatttattggatGGTCACTTAAACCCATCCAACTATAAGAGTTGGAAAAGGAAATTCTgtggtttttctttctttctttctatcctTTTTTCAAGCCCGTATAGTCCAACCCCGGCACAGCCCCTTGAGGAAAATTACCAGCCAGAACCAGGTAAAGCCTGGTCATTTCACAGTATTTTTATGTCATGCCAGCtcaaagtgtaaaaaaatagttttgagCCAATGAAATGGAAAGAAATTACAGTAAGCTCCATCCTAAGAGAATTCAACACTAACCAGCTGAGCCTTTTCAAGCTTTGATCTGGAAGCACGACAATTTGATTTTCCACCAGTGCTTCCATGTTCGGAATTTGGAACAACTGCAGAGAAAAGACTCTCAAGCTCTGACATGTCAAAATCTGGAGCCCTGGCACCGATAAGAAAGAATATGAACAATAAAATGTCCGTGAGAATCATAGGACTGAAAAGACTTCTTAAACAGTGAGGGAAAAAATGGTTGACAGAGAAGATGCCTACTTGGAAGTTTCATCAGCTTTCTGTGCCTCAGCCCATAAACTTCCTTGCATGGCTCGTGTCAACTTTAACCAATGATATGGTTTCAGATTGGTCTTTTTAGCAGAGGCTTGATTTCTGGGATTTGCACGTGATACACCCCATCCCTTTGAACTGAATGTAGAACCAGAAGGCGGTCCAGGAATTGGAGGCACTCCAGTAGCTCCAGAGTTCAACTTTGGAGAGGCACGACCAGCTTTTGTCAACCCATTGGAAAAGGGAGCTGGAGGGGGTGGTACAGGCGGAACATGAGCAGAATTCTTTGAGGAAGAATCATTCAGGGCAGAattaggaggaggaggaggtgatggTGGTGCCAAAGATAGTTTAGTAGGACCTGAGGCAGGCCTGGAGCCTGGAAGAGGTGGAGGCAGTGGGGGGGCAGATGTAACTGCTGTGTTCTTCTTCACACACACTGCAGAATGAACATCACAAGCATGTGAAGAAGGAATTGCAGGGGGTGGAGGATGGGAACCTGAAAATGAGGTCTTGAGAGATGATGGAGCTGTTCCCGAAAGTGGAGGTGGAGAGGATGGgagatttgaaaatgagttttttattgtGGAAGATGGGGATGTTACAGACAAAGAAGGGGGtaggggtgggggtgggggtggggaaGGGGGAGTTGAAAATGAGTTATTGAcagatggagatggagaaacCCCAGAAAAAGGAGGGCAAGGGGGAGGGGGCATTGAACGAGGACTTTTAAGAGCATAGAATGGAGACGCCCCAGCAAAAGGAGTGGGTGGAGGATGGGGGGGAGGGAATGATGACTGAATAGTGGTCCCAGGATGTTGAGTAGGCGAAGAATCTTTGGCACTTGAAATCGGTAGAGGCACCGACAGAGAGGGAATAGCTGCAGAAGTATTGCCGATATTTATAGGAGCATCAATTGAAGATTCTATTGAGAAAGAAGGGAGTGGAGGTGTCAGCTTTGAAGGAATGGGTATGTTACTCAGCTGTACAGGTttcattaaatttgaaatagaaGGAGCTGAAGAAGCAGAAGTTAAAGCTACTGTCACCGCATGCTTGACTTCTTCACTATTAGATGCAGCATGATCATGCAACAAAGCTGTAATTCCAAGGGCCGAGGGTGCACTATGGTATCTTGATATAGGTACAGGGGAGCCTTGCAAAGAATTAGAATATGAAGCTGGAGCTGGAGCTGATAGGGAAGTTGGAGGTCCTCTTTGGGAGATGATCTTAGATTTTGCAGGCCATTGGAAAGTGAACTGCAACTCTGGAGCTTCAATCTTCTTCCTAACTGAATTAGAATCGAGCCATGAATCTAAAGAGGGTATAGACTGTTTTGCCTGAGCCATCAATGTGAGATTCCTGTTGTTTTGTTCTGAGGCCTTCGATTCTGATATTAGATTTTCTGGAGTTGAATCCAGCAACAGGCTACCTTCTGCAGTAGGCAAAGAAATTGTCTCCAATCTTTCCTGAAGGAAAGTAGATGTTTTGATTTGCTGGAGCACATTCAATGCCGCATCTGCCTTTGGATCTAGCCAATCTACATTGCTGTAGATCTCTTTAACTTTTGCAAATGCTTCCACAGGAAGGCCTTCTTTCTCTTTGATACCAGGTAAATCAATTGAAATAAGAGAGGTAGCAGCATCCATCTCCGAAAGAAGAACCTTCACAAGTGGTCAGATCAAATAAGAGATTTAGAAGATGGCATAATTTGCCACTGAACACAAAGTTGTTGtactaaacataaaaaaaaaaaaaattaaaagaaaaaaagaaagggagagatatATCTATACCTCTGCTCTAAAATCCTTGTGAAATTGATCCTTACAATTCCATAAGATGTCTATTTCGTCGCGGTTTATAATCAAGATATTTGATTGTATAAAAGCTGTATTGAACATGGCTCGAAACATCATCTCTTCACGTTCCAGATCTTCATCCAAACTGATGCACTCAAGAACAACATCACCTTGGACGTGGCAATTAATGTCAAATTTAACAAGTTCACAATCTGCCTGCGTTATAAgtagaaagaacaaaaagtCACCAGAATAATATATACgtaattggaaaaaaatatgcaattttAAACTTCCTTTCATTGGCAATGCATCTACATAGAAAACAATAAGAAACAACTATCTATACTTACTGAATGGGGGTAACAAGTGGTAGCGATCTTAACCATTGAAAATGGTAAGAAGACACGGACTTAATTGTTCTGTCATTTTAAACTTGAGAGCATCAAagtctttttttaataagtaataaaataccaaaaaaacaaaaagggaataACTAAGGCACTTACTTTGACTAAACCTTTCCTAGCTTTAATGGAGTGCTTacattctaatattttttttttagaagataaaatttactaatgatcaataaaaggaaacacaaaaattatcaaGGCAACCAAGGACTATACTTCGAAAACGAggaaaagatataaaaaatttccTGGAAACTACAGCTTGGAAGACATAGGTGAGCTGGCATCCAGAGGTAAAGTGAATTAAAACATAAAGCCTTGAGTTCTTCCACGGTCCTTCCATTATCTTCAAAACTCCAatcatttatttccctccatATGACATAAGTTCATATGTACTAATCTCCATCACTTAACCAGAACAGACCTATCTATAAATTctgaaaagataaatttactatgaaataatttttaaaaaatcatagtAATAATTATAGTACTCAAAACAACAACAGcaaccagaaaaataaaaaactgataATATAACGATATCGCATGGTGAACCATCAGGggcaaattttcattttattcgCTGGTTGATTCAACTAATCAGCTGACCCATAATCAGAATGATTTCCCTGCACAGACAATTATATGAGGGCCCTATGACACTTGCATGCATTCTATCAAGAGAGGGTCCTGCATATGTTCATGTTCTTGCACACCACccttcagaaaataaaataagttaagaaaataaaatgacacaAATATAATGAGGAATCACATTGTGGATTGAAGAACTAGCTAATTTTAAAGGGAAGATATCCTCTCCATTAGTGGCAACTATGAAATAAACCATAGGAAGCACAACCAATCCAAGtcaataagaaataaattaaatacttaGATGGACCTGCTTGTGATGCCTAACAATTTTGCCCCTCCCTGGAGTTGAGAACAGAACTTTGGTTGTGTGATCAGCAGCCATAAAGGGATCCTGTCCATATATCCTAAATATTGGACAGCAACCACCAGCTCCATCCATTTTAGGAAGGAATCTAATAATGATGCAGTCCAGTGTAAGAGCCCTAGCCAGTGGAGGCCATTCTGAGGTGACATTTCTTCTGGAGACGTACAGAAGGTACCTCAGTTGTGAAGGCATTGAATTCAGCGGTGACATCAATTGCAAAAGTTCCCGAGGGGCTTGGTTGTAAATCATGTCCAGAGTATTTTGTTCTCCAGGGTACTGCTTCCTGTAAACCAAGAGGGCACCCAACATGAAAGCCAATACCGGCCATCCATCTCGTTCACAGTGCATCAAGAGTACATTTTGTTGCCCAAGTGACAGCCAACTTTCACTTGATCTTAAAAAGTGGTGAATCATCTCAATTGTGAGCAATGGGCAGCCTTCATAGTGACGTGGATAATCCATCACTGTCATATCATACTCAGACAATATGTTAGCAATCTGGCTCTGCTTCTCTCCTTCTCGAAAGTTGAAGACCATGAATGAAGCATCAGGTAAGTGTCCACGGAGTTGACGTACTATTCCTCCTATGTAGACTTTATATCCATCTTCTTCCCAAGTATCCATGGTGAAACAGCAGTCAAAGACTACACACGCAAACATCATGATCAAAGCCATTCAAGtaaaatgttctataaattatttttacagcATGAAAATTATCAGCATAAGTTTTATATCCAATACATGTGTTTCCTCCAAAACCTACATAATAAGGCAACAAGTAAAGGGTATGCACccatttcatttctctttttatatctTCTGAAAACCAAGATTTATAGAATAGAAAAACTTGACTAAATGAAAATCTTAAACACAAACACATATAtctatacttatatatatgtatccatATATAGTAACATATGCtgtgaacaaataaataaatgcatatGTAAATATATGTGCACGTAGTTATGTGGCATTCATTGCAATACGATCCTTGGGAAAATATAACATGTCCAAAATCTGTCAGAGGTCACAAACCACCACCAAGGACTTTCCTATAATGAATTAAgggaaaatttgaaacataagaATGATTCAAAAATTGGCAATACTTCTTGATTGGGTTTCACTCAAAAACTTTATGAGTCAAGTtgtgaaaagaaattatttatatttctggACTGAATataattacttatcaaaaaagtatttCCGGATATAATTTACCAGCCAGTCATAGCTTTGGTTATGAACACTGACAATCCGACATGCATTGAGCTAGGTTCCACCAGTTTCAATTGAATGagttcatataatatttttctatatctttTCTGCAAACATCGCTTACCTCAACAAGCAATTACTACAGCGTGGGTAAATATTTGTACTTTCTACCTTTTGTCATCACCCTCAAAGAAGGTCAGTAGATGgcaacaatttatttatttatctatttatttctcCTCCCAAAAATTTTCTCGCGAAATATTAGCCGACAGAGATATACTAGAGTCGTGACAGACTTGTTCATTGACAGACCCATTTCCACCAGAACAAACTATGCCTCCAGAACAACCAGAATTTATTATGGAAGGATGATGAATAAGAACATATACCGTCTGGGAGGAAAGAGTCCTTATGATTTGTAATGATTCAAAGTGTTCCAATTGTGACATTGACCAATCCATTTGCTGTACAAACCTATATTTTGGATCTAACTTGAGCTTTAATTGGATCGTTACAAATGGTTTCAAAAACAATCTCAGTTAGAAATGTCAAATGTGCATTTCAGCTGTACCACCTACAACATAATGGCCTAACAACAACATCAAGATTTAAGGAGGATAATGTAAAATCTCGGATTCAGTATGGGGGTGTGGTGAATGGGATCCTACATTGTACAGAAGGGAGAAGCCATTGCgatttataatgattccaatgaATTCAAATGGTaatattgactagtcttttCAAGGTACGATATAGACGTGACACATTTAGTCGATACAGCCTCAGTACTACATAGTTCATTGTCAAAAGAGGTTACTTCTATATCACCTACATTTTTAGTTCTTCCAACATATAACGTGTGGTATATAGACCACCAAACATAGACAAAATGCTAATAAAACATTGAGCACATTGAGAACTCTCGATCCTACTGAAAATTGTGTGTAAAACAATAAAGAACCCATTATTTTATATCCAGGGAACATATACTGTAATGTCCAGGGGTACTACTATCAACACCAATGATGCAAATTCACAGGATTGAAACtaaataataagaatttaaCAGAAACACATTAATCACAAGTCCCATTATTTCTATCTTTTCTCGACGCATTAATCTTCAGCCCTCAAATGACCAAACTTCATATAAACTACCGAAAGAAACATACCATAAACCCTTTCAGAGATCTCGAAAAGCCCGTCGGGTGGCTTCCGATAAAAGAACTTACGGAACAACGTCATGGTGTTTCAAGATTCAAAAGAATACCCAACCGGGAACACCTAGAAACGCTCTAATACAACACTCGTTGCAGGAAAGCAACCCCATTTCAGCTGAAATACGCAGATCACAGGAACCccacaaaacataatttgagAATGGTCATGATGGTATTGAAGAGAGTGTATATTCAGGAACCAGTGGTATGGATCTTGCTGAGTCTGGAAGGAACACTTTCTGGGTATTCTTGTTGTCGTTGTCTTCGCAGTCACACTTAGTCCGTGTCGGAGAGACTTGGCTTTCAATCAAGGcagttagagagagagggaaagttagattacagagagagagaagagaagagagattggACATATTCTTACGTTATATATTAGTCACAAGAAGAGTAAGGAATGGTGGTTGTTAGAGAGGAATTAAGGAGTCCAAGGATCTGAGGTTTGTCTGCGCGACTGCGTCTGTGTTTGTGCGTCTGTGACTCTGTACATGTGCTTtaagaagaaagacaaagaTTGATGATGACGATATGGCACGTGTGCGCGCTCCTTAtcaagaacaaaaaattaacgttcataaataataaagatgAGACGTGCTACACGGGGGTGTATGGCTCCAAAAAGATTATctggtcttttttatttttttttattttaaaaaaaaaatcaaaatatcattaaaaaatattttgaatgcaGAATAATATGTGCatcttaaaaaaatgtgcatcttaaaattagttgaaatattatttttgaaaattcgataccaataaaaaaaattaaaaagaatgtagAACCAGCATTTGTTGTAATTGGTCAGATTAAATACAACTATTATGGGTATAAGAAATCacgtaaaataaatttataaattgatataattttatataatatgttagatctattttataataaaatatatttataatctaacatattatatcaaattatatccatttatgaatttaaattcTCTTTATAactccaaatgcattattttagtttaaacaaattttattcatctttccacacaccacacttttttatttattaatattactaaaatgtttggtatatgaataataagtagaataattcaataagaagaataaaatttaaaaaaaatatataatatatgatgtatgaatgataagtagcaaatctctttaatttataatatcatatttaatatgaaaatgtttcaaaatatattcaatcatgaatataaatttatttaataatgaatcataacagttttctttgaaaaaaaaatctttttatagttaaaatatttatttaaataaaataagcgaaaaaaaattgaaaatagagGTGAAAAAGGTCCAAAAAGCCCTCACTTTATTGATGGGGGATATTTTGATCCCTTTGTTGACCAATCAAGGCCGCACTGAGACTGAGATTGAGAACACCAACTGAAAACTCTCTAACCCCACTGACCAGTTAGTGTGCAATGAGGACTGGCCTGCAAGCTACTCGTCACCAAGGCAGGACGAGATAGAAGTCAACAACTTGTATTTGAGGATAAGAAATTTGACgcttaaattatgaaattagatatTGATGACATGAATACAATGCAACGACATTATTTTTAAAGTCTTCATAATGAAATTTACGagattttaaagaataaatttacaattatatcCACAAGTGATAACCCATCAATATCTTTTGGAGGTGTGTCACCTTTCGTCCAACTTATGTTGATGTTGTAATTAACATTAATAGatatttaatgcaaagttttgaatatcgtttcgattgaaatattaaaatgaaatattttgatattaatactgttttggaatattttatatatgaataataaattatatatatataaactatattccaaattttaattataaaaactataaattattattatatatattattaaaattaaaaggaaagtCCCCAAAAGCCTCACCCCTTGTGTTTCTTAGATTCCTATAAGATTTTGCAGGCGTGTGTGGATGCAATATTATATACTCTATTaaaacttgtttattttttcgattaatttaaaaaaataatgatttatataaaaatttttgtgCATGCTTTGGTATGAAAGGACTCAACACAAGCTTTTTATCAAGTTTGACGATATGAGCTATTTAAAAGGTTTGACGGTCTAATATGAGGTTATGCAAAAAATCGAAAAGCCCTTCATTTCGAGTCCAACTTTACATAAAAATCCTTGTCAGTaactttaattacaaaattgcCATGCCACTGGGTTTTACATACCGGACCGAAATTTGCATGCTAGACGAAACATCTGAATCCGACCGAACGCATCGAAATGGCTGGTGTTTGACCTGGTATGAAACGTAGACCTCCCCCATGCCGAAACTGTTCCGGCACGATAAATTCCGATCGTTACAGTACGATATTTAAAACTCTAGTTTTAACTTTAACATACAATTTGTCTAATTTAGTGCCTGCTCTGCCACGGGCGATATAAATAAATGTGGTTGGACAATAATTATGTGACCATATGTTGTTTAGTTTTGTGATTgagtattgtttttatttttggtgatgtgtttaaatgttatgAACAAAATGTAACATTTTGTGATTACCCATAGTTTAGTATGAGTTTGTGTTGAAAATATAAGACCAGACATGCTGATTTTGTGATTGCCCATAGTTCAATCTCTATTGATtgtctttgttttttatttttggtgataCACAGTGTTTTAATTACATGTCGTGGATTGTAACACTGTTGCTACATCTGAGTGGATTTGCTATTCATGAAAGCTTGGACTTGTTTCATGCATCTGCTATtctattaagaaaaatgctacttgcaAGCGCATGGTGTAAACGGCTTGCAACCACACCAGTGctttcatttttccttctctcttaatttcattttatctctctttataaattttcaGTTGTAATCCCTCCCTTTCCTTGCCTCCAATCGATCGACCGATCCATCTCCTTTCTCCTTCAACcgacctctccctctctctttctctctctccatttcctttctctctccctcctcgtATAAGTAGATAGCCACCATTCTAAACAAACTTcaattactatttttctttcttcttttttggtatTTCTTTGTTTGCATTTGCGCGGATAGTAACTAAAAGACTGGATTAAGGAAACAATCCCTCTTTAGTCTTTCCCTATGGATCCTTACCAGTTAGCTGTGACGCAGCTTGCGGATTATAGTGTGCGATTCAGATCCCTCGTTGACCAATAATGTCGAGCCATGGCAAGGGAGGCAAAGGGCTTGGAAAAGGTGGAGCTAAGCGACACCGCAATGTCCTGCGCGACAACATCCAGGGCATCACCAAGCTTGCAATTCGGCGCTTGGCCCGCAGAGGAGGCGTAAAGCACATAAGCGGCCTCATCTACGAGGAGACTCGTGGAGTACTCAAAATCTTCATGGAGAACGTGATTAGAGACGCTGTTACCTACACAGAGCACGCTCTTCGCAAGACTGTGACTACTAGGGACGTGGTCTACGCGCTTAAGAGGCAGGGCTGGACTTTGCACAGGTTTGGTGGTTAGGGTTTGAGGTTCAAGTCTTGCTGTATGAATGGAAAATTTATAGGTTTTCGTGGTCGATTTGGTAGTTAGAATCTTGTTGCTTAACTCCATTGCAAAATGAAGTATTGTGCCATTATAGATAGTTCTGGAATCAATCTTGTAGTGCATTGAGTGGTTTATTGGATTTGTGATAACGGTTTGAAAATTACGCAAAACATTACCTTTTTCAAAActattttgtggaaaaaaaaaacctaaaagtctggattttgttttgctttctaACATTTTGGTATTTAGCATCGGATTTAAGGGAGTGAATGCAAACTCAAGGTCTCACTCCTTAGTCTCCTCTAACCTCTCCCCCTGCCCCCTCCTTTTCGTCTCGATCGAAATGGCTGCTACAGTTACGTCAGTCTTCATGGCCTTGTCAATGGCTGACTCATCTTGCGTAACCACCTTTCCCTCACTCTTTACCACCACCACAAAAAACCCATATCAGATTCTCTCTATACCCTCCAAACCTATCAAGCTTAACCTCTCGCGCTCTCACTCTTCACTTTTTTCCCCATGTCTCTCCTTCAAAACAAGACCCAATCTTCCTCCATAGCTACCTTTGTAGTCCAGACCTCAGACTGAGctcaacaagaagaagaaagcaacaCCATCACCATTGACACCGAGGACCGTGTTTTGGGTTGGGAAGCTGAGGGAGAGGATTTGGTCATTGAGGGCGTCGAAGCGGAGGCAAAGAGTAGTGATGATGGGGTTTTTAAGGAGATAGAATAACAAGAAGACTGGTTTGTATAACCTTCAGAAGAAGCAAAAGTTTTTGTTGGAAATTTGCCTTGTGACGTTGATAATCAGAAATTGGCTATGCTTTTCGAGCAGGCCGGGACGATGGAGATTGTCGAGGTTATTTACAATAGGGAGACTGACTAGAGTCGTGGGTTTGGGTTTGTGACGTTGAACACTgttgaagaagctgaaaagAGAGaggtattgtttatttttattttttatttttattccacGTAAGATCCCGATTACCTGCCGCTTGCACACCCCGCTTGTATCCAACATAACTATTCTATTAATGGAAAGGTAGTGAAAGCCACTAGATGAAATTTAAGCACTTTTTTTCTTGACAAATACCCATTACCACACTAGTTCAAAATAACTGGATTTTGTCGGGCAAGGAAATGAAATCTTATTATtggtataataataaaatatgataacaaataaattagaaacaaataatattattaaattaataataatcaatatGAATTTTGAGTGGAAtaaccaaatgtaaaatcatTTGGTATTATCCAAATTATGATTTTGTATTTACATAatccaataagaatgctctGCTCTTGATTCTATTCTAGATGTGTcttcaaataaaagattatCGTCCACTATACACTATAACACCATAACATTAAGCTAACGCCATTAGCTCAACATTTaactaagagcattggcaatgatCTAGACATTgccaaattcaaattttagctATAGCTTTAAATTTTGGTTAGGTGAATCCACATTGGAGTAGtcatcttaaagtcaaaataataatataatattatatatttgaataatattttataatttttttattttataaatacacttcatatattaattaataattaaatttttacttaaaattattatttctcaactatTTTCTTCCTAAATCTAATTATTCAACAAACACATACAAACCAAACTTTATTTCagcttaaaatataaataaaaacaataattccAATTCTCAAACCTATTgggaaatatataaataaaaaaataaggagaaaataaaaatatccaaaaaataaagaaaaaaaatgcacagaATGCACATAAGTGGAAAACATTTACTGCGAGAGAGaaaagagtgagagaaagagagagggatgattggtggaaaatattaaaataattgtttgaTCTGTGAATAGTCACTCTGCAAA
Protein-coding sequences here:
- the LOC109005173 gene encoding formin-like protein 18 isoform X3, with the translated sequence MTLFRKFFYRKPPDGLFEISERVYVFDCCFTMDTWEEDGYKVYIGGIVRQLRGHLPDASFMVFNFREGEKQSQIANILSEYDMTVMDYPRHYEGCPLLTIEMIHHFLRSSESWLSLGQQNVLLMHCERDGWPVLAFMLGALLVYRKQYPGEQNTLDMIYNQAPRELLQLMSPLNSMPSQLRYLLYVSRRNVTSEWPPLARALTLDCIIIRFLPKMDGAGGCCPIFRIYGQDPFMAADHTTKVLFSTPGRGKIVRHHKQADCELVKFDINCHVQGDVVLECISLDEDLEREEMMFRAMFNTAFIQSNILIINRDEIDILWNCKDQFHKDFRAEVLLSEMDAATSLISIDLPGIKEKEGLPVEAFAKVKEIYSNVDWLDPKADAALNVLQQIKTSTFLQERLETISLPTAEGSLLLDSTPENLISESKASEQNNRNLTLMAQAKQSIPSLDSWLDSNSVRKKIEAPELQFTFQWPAKSKIISQRGPPTSLSAPAPASYSNSLQGSPVPISRYHSAPSALGITALLHDHAASNSEEVKHAVTVALTSASSAPSISNLMKPVQLSNIPIPSKLTPPLPSFSIESSIDAPINIGNTSAAIPSLSVPLPISSAKDSSPTQHPGTTIQSSFPPPHPPPTPFAGASPFYALKSPRSMPPPPCPPFSGVSPSPSVNNSFSTPPSPPPPPPLPPSLSVTSPSSTIKNSFSNLPSSPPPLSGTAPSSLKTSFSGSHPPPPAIPSSHACDVHSAVCVKKNTAVTSAPPLPPPLPGSRPASGPTKLSLAPPSPPPPPNSALNDSSSKNSAHVPPVPPPPAPFSNGLTKAGRASPKLNSGATGVPPIPGPPSGSTFSSKGWGVSRANPRNQASAKKTNLKPYHWLKLTRAMQGSLWAEAQKADETSKAPDFDMSELESLFSAVVPNSEHGSTGGKSNCRASRSKLEKAQLIELRRAYNCEIMLTKVKVPLPELVSSVLALDESALDVDQVENLIKFCPTKEEIELLKGYVGDKENLGKCEQFFLELMKVPRVESKLRVFSFKIQFRAQVSDLRNNLNVVNSASEEIRNSVKLKRIMQTILSLGNALNHGTARGSAIGFRLDSLLKLTDTRAQNNKMTLMHYLCKVLAEKLPELLDFSKDLVNLEASTKIQLKYLAEEMQAISKGLEKVIQELTASENDGHVSNNFCKIIKEFLSYAEAEVRSLGSLYSSAKLSG
- the LOC109005173 gene encoding formin-like protein 18 isoform X2, which produces MTLFRKFFYRKPPDGLFEISERVYVFDCCFTMDTWEEDGYKVYIGGIVRQLRGHLPDASFMVFNFREGEKQSQIANILSEYDMTVMDYPRHYEGCPLLTIEMIHHFLRSSESWLSLGQQNVLLMHCERDGWPVLAFMLGALLVYRKQYPGEQNTLDMIYNQAPRELLQLMSPLNSMPSQLRYLLYVSRRNVTSEWPPLARALTLDCIIIRFLPKMDGAGGCCPIFRIYGQDPFMAADHTTKVLFSTPGRGKIVRHHKQADCELVKFDINCHVQGDVVLECISLDEDLEREEMMFRAMFNTAFIQSNILIINRDEIDILWNCKDQFHKDFRAEVLLSEMDAATSLISIDLPGIKEKEGLPVEAFAKVKEIYSNVDWLDPKADAALNVLQQIKTSTFLQERLETISLPTAEGSLLLDSTPENLISESKASEQNNRNLTLMAQAKQSIPSLDSWLDSNSVRKKIEAPELQFTFQWPAKSKIISQRGPPTSLSAPAPASYSNSLQGSPVPISRYHSAPSALGITALLHDHAASNSEEVKHAVTVALTSASSAPSISNLMKPVQLSNIPIPSKLTPPLPSFSIESSIDAPINIGNTSAAIPSLSVPLPISSAKDSSPTQHPGTTIQSSFPPPHPPPTPFAGASPFYALKSPRSMPPPPCPPFSGVSPSPSVNNSFSTPPSPPPPPPLPPSLSVTSPSSTIKNSFSNLPSSPPPLSGTAPSSLKTSFSGSHPPPPAIPSSHACDVHSAVCVKKNTAVTSAPPLPPPLPGSRPASGPTKLSLAPPSPPPPPNSALNDSSSKNSAHVPPVPPPPAPFSNGLTKAGRASPKLNSGATGVPPIPGPPSGSTFSSKGWGVSRANPRNQASAKKTNLKPYHWLKLTRAMQGSLWAEAQKADETSKAPDFDMSELESLFSAVVPNSEHGSTGGKSNCRASRSKLEKAQLIELRRAYNCEIMLTKVKVPLPELVSSVLALDESALDVDQVENLIKFCPTKEEIELLKGYVGDKENLGKCEQFFLELMKVPRVESKLRVFSFKIQFRAQVSDLRNNLNVVNSASEEIRNSVKLKRIMQTILSLGNALNHGTARGSAIGFRLDSLLKLTDTRAQNNKMTLMHYLCKVLAEKLPELLDFSKDLVNLEASTKIQLKYLAEEMQAISKGLEKVIQELTASENDGHVSNNFCKIIKEFLSYAEAEVRSLGSLYSSAGRNADALALYFGEDPARCPFEQVVSTLLNFVRMFVRAHEENCKYIELEKKRAEKEKESEKLMLFTNKKEPVHIMRITIRNGNIN